The DNA window GAAGCCCATCGTCCCTGCTCACTTTCTGTTCCTTCTGAACAACTCATAAAGGTATAGGCTACATCTGACTTCTCATACTCTCGATTAAAGGTGCTTGGAACCACTAATCCTTCTTTCTCTTCGAGTTCAGCAATAGCAGCAGCCCACTGATTTTGATGATACGTATCACGCGCGATAAGAAAAGAGAGCATATCTCGTACACCTTTGTCTTCAGTCATCTCATATAGACGTACGACTTGAAGCCGCCCCTGCGATTCGGCATTGAGATTAGCTCTAAAGTCAGCCAGAAGATTTCCACTGGCAATGGTATATCGTGCATTCCATGGATATCCATTACTATCATTAGGACTTGCACCGAGTCCATTCACAATGGCATGCTGCGGGTTCATCCCACCCATGGCACTGGCGATAATCGGATCTTTCGCTGCTTGTTCTTGTTCTTCCACAGGCGCTTTATCCAACAACTGGGCAATCATCGTTGCTAACATTTCAACATGAGCAATTTCCTCTGTCCCGATATCTAAGAGCATATCCCGATATTTTTGTTCTGCTCGGCAATTCCATCCTT is part of the Priestia filamentosa genome and encodes:
- a CDS encoding manganese catalase family protein, with the translated sequence MFFHVKELQYRAKPDKPDPVYARKLQEVLGGQFGEISVMMQYLFQGWNCRAEQKYRDMLLDIGTEEIAHVEMLATMIAQLLDKAPVEEQEQAAKDPIIASAMGGMNPQHAIVNGLGASPNDSNGYPWNARYTIASGNLLADFRANLNAESQGRLQVVRLYEMTEDKGVRDMLSFLIARDTYHQNQWAAAIAELEEKEGLVVPSTFNREYEKSDVAYTFMSCSEGTESEQGRWAS